A part of Candidatus Bathyarchaeota archaeon genomic DNA contains:
- a CDS encoding AAA family ATPase, translating to MSKKVRTGIPGLDELVDGGFPEGRVILVIGGPGTGKTIMCGQFLHKGIYENQENGVFVSLDESKDHFYSEMQQFGKNFQKAEEEGRFAFIDATRMSQVAMLKEKLYKEESKSLRGKQLSIDRLVENLRAKISAINAKRVAVDTLAALTYRFPDPAERRTAVMDLIGSLADLGVTNLVTTELSQLSLERNALEEEFLVHGVIMMQTLFSGATTTRAIQVEKMREAKVNPSLVPYSIGPNGIEVFPNMPLFGEK from the coding sequence TTGTCAAAAAAGGTTCGTACTGGGATTCCAGGTCTAGACGAACTGGTTGACGGTGGGTTTCCTGAAGGCAGGGTTATTTTGGTTATTGGAGGACCAGGCACAGGAAAAACCATTATGTGCGGCCAGTTTTTGCACAAAGGAATCTATGAAAATCAAGAAAATGGCGTTTTTGTCAGTCTAGACGAAAGCAAGGATCACTTCTACTCTGAAATGCAACAATTCGGGAAAAATTTCCAGAAGGCAGAGGAAGAGGGGCGATTCGCTTTTATAGACGCCACACGAATGTCGCAAGTGGCTATGCTGAAGGAGAAACTGTACAAAGAGGAATCTAAGAGCTTACGGGGTAAGCAACTCTCCATTGATAGACTAGTCGAAAATTTGCGAGCAAAAATCTCTGCAATTAATGCGAAAAGGGTTGCAGTGGACACTTTGGCAGCACTCACATACCGATTTCCAGATCCTGCAGAGCGAAGGACCGCAGTTATGGATTTGATTGGATCACTGGCGGATTTGGGAGTTACCAACCTTGTGACCACTGAATTAAGTCAATTGAGCTTGGAACGAAATGCTTTAGAAGAAGAATTCTTGGTTCACGGAGTTATCATGATGCAAACTCTATTTTCAGGAGCGACTACAACGAGAGCGATACAAGTCGAAAAGATGAGAGAAGCCAAGGTCAACCCGAGTCTTGTACCATATTCAATAGGTCCGAATGGCATTGAGGTCTTTCCCAACATGCCGCTATTCGGGGAAAAGTAG
- a CDS encoding MFS transporter → MELPATYYSLYVLELGATKTVLGMIGLFSFLALASMQFPGGYLADKFGRKWLISSMTFGVALSFILYAVAPSWHFILIGAVLMSLFNSTYQPALMAMIADSVPSERRGMGFGLIMLITSAATTPGPFVAGILYGQFGLVQGMRIGYGVVVVFFLIAAFLRLLRLKETVVNAKKPSLNELLHSYPIALKESFGVWKTLPRSMFYLFLSGVITIFGIAMVQLYFVVYAVEELLIDKAVWPLILTALFVTMIVLAIPIGKAVDKFNRKLPLLGAYVMFGVSMWLYVNGDVLRLFVSLVLVGAAQVMMNSAFGALQADLVPKEQRGKVNGFTNFVNFILMAFGSLIGGILYEHVSPQLPFLLAIAFTVPAFFVTLTLVHEPEKREE, encoded by the coding sequence ATGGAACTTCCAGCGACTTATTATTCACTTTACGTTCTTGAGCTGGGAGCAACGAAAACAGTTCTTGGTATGATTGGTCTTTTTTCATTTCTAGCTTTAGCTTCGATGCAGTTTCCAGGTGGCTACTTGGCAGATAAGTTTGGCAGAAAGTGGCTCATTTCTTCCATGACTTTCGGGGTTGCGCTTTCCTTCATTCTATACGCAGTTGCGCCTTCATGGCACTTCATATTGATTGGCGCCGTGTTAATGAGTCTGTTCAACTCAACCTATCAGCCAGCCTTGATGGCGATGATTGCTGATTCGGTGCCCTCTGAAAGAAGAGGCATGGGATTTGGCTTAATCATGCTTATAACAAGTGCTGCCACCACTCCAGGACCTTTTGTCGCAGGCATACTTTACGGTCAGTTTGGTCTGGTTCAAGGCATGAGAATAGGCTATGGCGTTGTCGTGGTTTTCTTCTTAATTGCAGCATTCCTCAGACTATTGCGATTAAAGGAAACAGTGGTAAATGCTAAAAAACCCAGCTTAAATGAACTCCTGCATAGCTATCCGATTGCCCTAAAAGAGAGCTTTGGCGTCTGGAAAACACTGCCTCGTTCAATGTTTTATCTGTTCCTTTCCGGGGTGATAACCATTTTTGGAATTGCCATGGTTCAGCTATACTTTGTCGTATACGCTGTAGAAGAGCTTCTAATAGACAAGGCCGTCTGGCCGCTCATCCTCACAGCATTGTTTGTTACGATGATAGTTCTCGCTATTCCTATAGGAAAGGCGGTGGACAAATTCAACAGAAAGCTGCCACTCTTGGGAGCATATGTAATGTTCGGGGTTTCAATGTGGCTTTACGTAAATGGAGATGTGCTAAGGCTCTTTGTTTCTCTCGTGTTGGTGGGCGCGGCGCAGGTTATGATGAACTCGGCTTTTGGTGCTTTGCAAGCTGATCTTGTTCCAAAGGAACAACGTGGGAAGGTAAATGGCTTCACTAACTTTGTAAATTTCATATTGATGGCGTTTGGCAGCCTTATTGGAGGTATCTTGTACGAGCATGTTTCTCCACAGCTGCCCTTCCTTCTTGCAATAGCTTTTACTGTCCCCGCCTTCTTTGTGACGCTTACTCTAGTTCATGAACCGGAAAAAAGAGAAGAATAA
- a CDS encoding ECF transporter S component, with protein sequence MNRKKEKNKHNNSQKEVKAEYDYAKYIFYTSCLSFKDMQINSMKVTLIQITLWAVMAALVCVATLLIRIPNPMGGYFNVGDVMVFVSALTFGPVVGGVAGGIGSSLADIIGFPVFAIPTLFIKGAEGFLAGFITNKKSVFRDIFAVIVAGVEMIVGYFIVEIYLWGPEAALLEIPGNIGQIVIGGLIGIPIAVVLRKRLPQIMRS encoded by the coding sequence ATGAACCGGAAAAAAGAGAAGAATAAACATAACAACAGCCAAAAAGAGGTTAAAGCTGAATATGACTATGCTAAGTACATTTTTTATACGAGTTGCCTCTCATTTAAGGACATGCAAATCAACTCCATGAAAGTAACATTGATTCAAATAACGTTATGGGCAGTCATGGCAGCGCTAGTTTGTGTGGCAACTCTACTCATACGAATTCCGAATCCTATGGGAGGATATTTTAACGTTGGAGATGTGATGGTTTTTGTTAGTGCATTAACCTTCGGGCCTGTTGTTGGCGGTGTTGCTGGAGGAATAGGCTCGTCATTGGCAGATATAATTGGATTTCCGGTATTTGCAATCCCAACTTTGTTCATAAAAGGTGCAGAGGGCTTCCTTGCGGGTTTCATTACGAATAAAAAGAGTGTTTTTCGAGATATATTCGCTGTGATTGTGGCTGGAGTTGAAATGATCGTTGGATATTTCATAGTTGAAATATATCTATGGGGACCAGAGGCCGCATTGTTAGAAATCCCTGGGAATATAGGTCAAATAGTCATTGGAGGGCTTATAGGAATCCCCATAGCTGTAGTTTTACGAAAAAGATTGCCTCAAATTATGCGAAGCTAG
- a CDS encoding AIR synthase family protein, whose product MKLPYGKVPPEILKEVILKHLGSKRREVVVGPSYGLDGAVIEVGNKLLVTSMDPITGALERIGWLAVNINANDVATFGVQPTFFASCLLLPENATRKTVRTICEQIDVGAKKLGLAITGGHSETTPNLPFPIVIGCCMGITEKGCYVTAQDAKAGNILILTKSAGIEGTAILAADKHAQLEREIGKSTLRKAENFFNHISIVKEAILAFQTGHVTAMHDPTEGGVAGGIHELADASRVGFKVYEEKMPIAEETLKICEFFQIDPLQLIASGSLLIAVKRSAADKVVRVLEKNRIAAIIIGELFSSSEKRLIIHKDGSVSKFIRPVSDHLWLGLEK is encoded by the coding sequence ATGAAACTTCCCTATGGAAAAGTTCCGCCGGAAATCCTTAAAGAAGTAATTCTCAAACACTTAGGCTCAAAACGTAGAGAAGTTGTTGTAGGGCCATCTTACGGTTTAGATGGCGCTGTAATTGAAGTTGGAAACAAGTTACTCGTTACTTCTATGGATCCAATCACTGGTGCTTTAGAAAGAATAGGATGGCTGGCGGTAAACATAAATGCGAACGACGTAGCCACCTTCGGCGTACAACCAACCTTCTTTGCCTCCTGCCTTCTACTGCCCGAAAACGCAACAAGAAAAACTGTGAGAACCATCTGCGAACAGATAGACGTGGGAGCCAAAAAACTGGGCTTAGCCATAACTGGCGGGCACTCAGAAACCACACCTAACCTACCATTCCCAATAGTTATCGGTTGCTGCATGGGCATAACTGAAAAAGGATGTTATGTAACAGCACAGGACGCGAAAGCTGGCAACATACTGATACTCACGAAATCTGCGGGGATAGAGGGTACAGCTATTCTGGCAGCGGACAAGCACGCTCAACTTGAGAGGGAGATAGGAAAATCAACCTTAAGAAAAGCTGAAAATTTCTTCAACCACATAAGCATAGTGAAAGAAGCAATCTTGGCCTTCCAAACAGGCCACGTAACAGCAATGCATGACCCCACAGAAGGCGGAGTTGCAGGCGGAATACATGAATTGGCTGATGCCTCAAGAGTAGGGTTCAAGGTTTATGAAGAAAAGATGCCAATTGCTGAAGAAACATTGAAAATATGCGAATTCTTCCAGATTGACCCGCTGCAACTCATTGCTTCTGGGAGCCTGTTAATCGCTGTGAAAAGAAGCGCTGCCGACAAGGTTGTGAGGGTTCTTGAAAAGAACAGGATTGCCGCAATTATTATAGGTGAACTTTTTTCTTCTTCAGAGAAACGGCTCATTATACATAAAGATGGTAGTGTAAGCAAATTTATCAGACCAGTATCCGATCATCTTTGGCTAGGCTTAGAAAAATAG